Proteins from a single region of Punica granatum isolate Tunisia-2019 chromosome 8, ASM765513v2, whole genome shotgun sequence:
- the LOC116189593 gene encoding uncharacterized protein LOC116189593 → MAISSETPSQSGKSSSSSSSTSPLPPLLEVETAKCDSCGFTEDCTVAYILRIRERFHGRWICGLCIEAVKDEILRSERRISTEEALNRHINFCRKFRSPKPVGETEHPISAIGRLLRRSLDSPRPLRTSSSYVLRGIEAVDSVDPKALVRSGSCFSSISS, encoded by the coding sequence ATGGCAATATCATCAGAGACCCCATCACAGTCCGGAAAATCATCTTCCTCGTCATCGTCAACGTCCCCGTTGCCTCCTCTGCTCGAAGTCGAGACAGCCAAGTGCGACTCGTGCGGGTTCACGGAGGACTGCACCGTGGCATACATTCTGAGGATCAGGGAGAGGTTCCACGGGCGGTGGATTTGCGGGCTCTGCATTGAGGCTGTCAAGGACGAGATCCTGAGGTCGGAGAGGCGCATCTCGACCGAGGAAGCCCTCAACAGGCACATTAACTTCTGCCGGAAGTTCCGGTCCCCCAAGCCGGTGGGTGAGACGGAGCACCCCATCTCGGCCATCGGGAGGCTGCTGCGGCGCAGCCTCGACTCCCCAAGACCCCTCCGGACGAGCTCGAGCTACGTGCTGAGGGGGATCGAGGCTGTGGATAGCGTCGATCCGAAGGCACTGGTTCGCTCCGGAAGCTGCTTCTCTTCCATCTCGAGTTGA
- the LOC116189400 gene encoding ATP-dependent DNA helicase Q-like 3 isoform X3, which produces MKKSPLPLQSAGGSDKKRRQQPHGKEALVKLLRWHFGHAEFRGKQLEAIEAVLSGRDCFCLMPTGGGKSMCYQIPAMARPGIVLVVCPLIALMENQVTALKEKGIAAEYLSSTQTSHAKNKIHEDLDSGKPTLRLLYVTPELIATAGFMSKLTKIYSRGLLNLVAIDEAHCISTWGHDFRPSYRKLSSLRNHFPGIPILALTATAVPKVQNDVIESLGLQRPLVLKSSFNRPNIYYEVRYKDILNDVYADLCNLLKTSGNVCGIIYCLERSACDDLSAYLSNNGISCAAYHAGLNDKLRSSVLDDWISSKTQVVVATVAFGMGIDRKDVRIVCHYNIPKSMESFYQESGRAGRDQLPSRSVLYYGVDDRRKMEFILRNAKSKKSQTSNSQDQLSKKSLDDFTQMVEYCEGSGCRRKKILESFGEQVPASLCNESCDACKHPSLVARNLEEVTNTYATRQRYGFSHIMISRSENMNCQDLSEFWNREDEASCSEEDVSDSDDDNDVVRGLGRSKFQKKSGLNERIDFLQRAEENYYRSKAPDKQHLQANKSDKNAIADALRESSKQRLCDALKQAQQRLVPLGVELKSAASILENQCYEKYGKSGKSFYYSQVASTVRWLSTADSTELTNRVGISNPSTSADKSKQAEQPSPSSPDREQVNVKDEDRDTAIKPQASEAGPVIESSSAQLPPIPSFSDFMNRRRGREKSNDKTQRIAMKNFEKKTRLK; this is translated from the exons ATGAAGAAATCGCCGTTGCCGCTGCAGAGCGCCGGCGGCTCCGATAAGAAGAGGAGGCAGCAGCCGCACGGGAAGGAAGCGCTGGTGAAGCTCCTGAGGTGGCACTTCGGGCATGCCGAGTTCAGAGGCAAGCAGTTGGAGGCCATTGAAGCGGTCTTATCGG GAAGGGATTGTTTCTGTCTCATGCCGACCGGAGGAGGGAAGTCGATGTGTTACCAGATACCTGCAATGGCAAGACCGGGAATCGTGCTTGTTGTTTGCCCTTTAATAG CCCTGATG GAGAACCAAGTGACGGCATTGAAGGAGAAAGGGATTGCTGCGGAATATCTCTCCTCAACTCAGACATCACATGCAAAAAATAAG ATACATGAAGACCTTGATTCTGGGAAGCCCACCCTGAGGTTGTTGTATGTAACTCCAGAGTTGATCGCAACCGCTGGGTTTATGTCAAAGTTGACAAAGATTTACTCTAGAGGGTTGCTGAATCTTGTTGCCATAGATGAG GCACATTGCATCTCCACTTGGGGCCATGATTTTAG GCCCAGTTACAGGAAGCTTTCATCTCTGAGGAATCACTTTCCAGGGATACCAATACTGGCTTTGACAGCTACTGCTGTTCCTAA AGTTCAAAATGACGTGATAGAGTCTTTAGGTTTACAAAGGCCTCTAGTATTGAAGTCTTCTTTCAACCgtccaaatatatattatgaag TTCGTTACAAAGACATTCTGAATGATGTGTATGCTGATTTGTGCAACTTGCTGAAGACTTCTGGAAATGTTTGTGGGATAATTTACTGCCTTGAACGCTCAGCTTGCGATGACCTCTCCGCTTACCTTTCAAATAATGGCATTTCCTGTGCTG CATATCATGCAGGATTAAATGATAAATTGCGGAGTTCTGTCTTAGATGATTGGATTTCTTCTAAGACACAAGTTGTCGTGGCCACAGTTGCGTTTGG GATG GGAATTGATCGAAAAGATGTAAGGATTGTCTGTCACTACAACATCCCAAAGTCCATGGAGTCTTTCTATCAAGAGTCTGGAAGAGCTGGCAGGGATCAATTGCCCTCCCGAAGTGTCTTGTATTATGGGGTGGATGATAGGAGAAAAATG GAATTCATTCTAAGGAATGCTAAGAGCAAGAAGTCACAGACCTCAAATTCGCAGGATCAGTTATCTAAAAAGTCTCTGGATGATTTTACCCAG ATGGTTGAGTATTGTGAAGGTTCGGGATGTCGCCGTAAAAAGATTCTTGAAAGTTTTGGTGAACAG GTACCTGCATCTTTATGCAATGAATCCTGTGATGCGTGCAAACATCCGAGCCTTGTTGCTCGGAACTTGGAGGAGGTCACAAACACATATGCTACTCGCCAGAGATATGGCTTCTCTCATATTATGATAAGCAG ATCCGAGAATATGAATTGTCAAGATCTATCTGAGTTCTGGAATCGTGAAGATGAAGCAAGTTGTTCTGAGGAGGATGTTTCCGACTCTGACG ATGACAATGATGTTGTGAGGGGCCTAGGCAGGTCAAAATTCCAGAAAAAATCTGGACTTAATGAGAGGATCGACTTCCTGCAACGTGCCGAAGAAAATTATTACCGGAGCAAAGCCCCTGATAAGCAG CACTTGCAGGCAAATAAGTCCGACAAGAACGCCATAGCTGATGCCCTTAGAGAATCTAGCAAGCAGAGACTTTGTGATGCTTTGAAGCAAGCTCAGCAGCGGCTCGTCCCTCTTGG GGTTGAGCTCAAAAGTGCAGCTTCCATCCTCGAGAATCAGTGCTATGAGAAATACGGAAAGAGCGGGAAATCTTTCTATTATTCACAAGTGGCCAGCACAGTGAGGTGGCTCTCAACTGCAGATTCCACCGAGCTCACAAATCGTGTAGGGATCAGTAATCCTTCTACTTCGGCAGACAAGTCTAAACAAGCAGAACAACCTTCTCCTTCGTCACCGGACAGGGAACAGGTAAATGTTAAGGATGAGGACAGAGACACGGCCATTAAACCGCAGGCTTCTGAAGCTGGTCCAGTCATTGAGAGCTCTTCAGCTCAGTTACCACCAATTCCTTCGTTCTCGGACTTTATGAATCGCAGGAGAGGAAGGGAAAAGTCCAACGACAAAACACAAAGAATAGCCATGAagaattttgagaaaaaaacgAGGCTGAAATAG
- the LOC116189400 gene encoding ATP-dependent DNA helicase Q-like 3 isoform X2 — protein MKKSPLPLQSAGGSDKKRRQQPHGKEALVKLLRWHFGHAEFRGKQLEAIEAVLSGRDCFCLMPTGGGKSMCYQIPAMARPGIVLVVCPLIALMENQVTALKEKGIAAEYLSSTQTSHAKNKIHEDLDSGKPTLRLLYVTPELIATAGFMSKLTKIYSRGLLNLVAIDEAHCISTWGHDFRPSYRKLSSLRNHFPGIPILALTATAVPKVQNDVIESLGLQRPLVLKSSFNRPNIYYEVRYKDILNDVYADLCNLLKTSGNVCGIIYCLERSACDDLSAYLSNNGISCAAYHAGLNDKLRSSVLDDWISSKTQVVVATVAFGCRGTCGVTELVLSVQDDVRIVCHYNIPKSMESFYQESGRAGRDQLPSRSVLYYGVDDRRKMEFILRNAKSKKSQTSNSQDQLSKKSLDDFTQMVEYCEGSGCRRKKILESFGEQVPASLCNESCDACKHPSLVARNLEEVTNTYATRQRYGFSHIMISRSENMNCQDLSEFWNREDEASCSEEDVSDSDDDNDVVRGLGRSKFQKKSGLNERIDFLQRAEENYYRSKAPDKQANKSDKNAIADALRESSKQRLCDALKQAQQRLVPLGVELKSAASILENQCYEKYGKSGKSFYYSQVASTVRWLSTADSTELTNRVGISNPSTSADKSKQAEQPSPSSPDREQVNVKDEDRDTAIKPQASEAGPVIESSSAQLPPIPSFSDFMNRRRGREKSNDKTQRIAMKNFEKKTRLK, from the exons ATGAAGAAATCGCCGTTGCCGCTGCAGAGCGCCGGCGGCTCCGATAAGAAGAGGAGGCAGCAGCCGCACGGGAAGGAAGCGCTGGTGAAGCTCCTGAGGTGGCACTTCGGGCATGCCGAGTTCAGAGGCAAGCAGTTGGAGGCCATTGAAGCGGTCTTATCGG GAAGGGATTGTTTCTGTCTCATGCCGACCGGAGGAGGGAAGTCGATGTGTTACCAGATACCTGCAATGGCAAGACCGGGAATCGTGCTTGTTGTTTGCCCTTTAATAG CCCTGATG GAGAACCAAGTGACGGCATTGAAGGAGAAAGGGATTGCTGCGGAATATCTCTCCTCAACTCAGACATCACATGCAAAAAATAAG ATACATGAAGACCTTGATTCTGGGAAGCCCACCCTGAGGTTGTTGTATGTAACTCCAGAGTTGATCGCAACCGCTGGGTTTATGTCAAAGTTGACAAAGATTTACTCTAGAGGGTTGCTGAATCTTGTTGCCATAGATGAG GCACATTGCATCTCCACTTGGGGCCATGATTTTAG GCCCAGTTACAGGAAGCTTTCATCTCTGAGGAATCACTTTCCAGGGATACCAATACTGGCTTTGACAGCTACTGCTGTTCCTAA AGTTCAAAATGACGTGATAGAGTCTTTAGGTTTACAAAGGCCTCTAGTATTGAAGTCTTCTTTCAACCgtccaaatatatattatgaag TTCGTTACAAAGACATTCTGAATGATGTGTATGCTGATTTGTGCAACTTGCTGAAGACTTCTGGAAATGTTTGTGGGATAATTTACTGCCTTGAACGCTCAGCTTGCGATGACCTCTCCGCTTACCTTTCAAATAATGGCATTTCCTGTGCTG CATATCATGCAGGATTAAATGATAAATTGCGGAGTTCTGTCTTAGATGATTGGATTTCTTCTAAGACACAAGTTGTCGTGGCCACAGTTGCGTTTGG ATGCCGTGGTACATGTGGAGTTACTGAGCTGGTGTTGTCTGTCCAGGATG ATGTAAGGATTGTCTGTCACTACAACATCCCAAAGTCCATGGAGTCTTTCTATCAAGAGTCTGGAAGAGCTGGCAGGGATCAATTGCCCTCCCGAAGTGTCTTGTATTATGGGGTGGATGATAGGAGAAAAATG GAATTCATTCTAAGGAATGCTAAGAGCAAGAAGTCACAGACCTCAAATTCGCAGGATCAGTTATCTAAAAAGTCTCTGGATGATTTTACCCAG ATGGTTGAGTATTGTGAAGGTTCGGGATGTCGCCGTAAAAAGATTCTTGAAAGTTTTGGTGAACAG GTACCTGCATCTTTATGCAATGAATCCTGTGATGCGTGCAAACATCCGAGCCTTGTTGCTCGGAACTTGGAGGAGGTCACAAACACATATGCTACTCGCCAGAGATATGGCTTCTCTCATATTATGATAAGCAG ATCCGAGAATATGAATTGTCAAGATCTATCTGAGTTCTGGAATCGTGAAGATGAAGCAAGTTGTTCTGAGGAGGATGTTTCCGACTCTGACG ATGACAATGATGTTGTGAGGGGCCTAGGCAGGTCAAAATTCCAGAAAAAATCTGGACTTAATGAGAGGATCGACTTCCTGCAACGTGCCGAAGAAAATTATTACCGGAGCAAAGCCCCTGATAAGCAG GCAAATAAGTCCGACAAGAACGCCATAGCTGATGCCCTTAGAGAATCTAGCAAGCAGAGACTTTGTGATGCTTTGAAGCAAGCTCAGCAGCGGCTCGTCCCTCTTGG GGTTGAGCTCAAAAGTGCAGCTTCCATCCTCGAGAATCAGTGCTATGAGAAATACGGAAAGAGCGGGAAATCTTTCTATTATTCACAAGTGGCCAGCACAGTGAGGTGGCTCTCAACTGCAGATTCCACCGAGCTCACAAATCGTGTAGGGATCAGTAATCCTTCTACTTCGGCAGACAAGTCTAAACAAGCAGAACAACCTTCTCCTTCGTCACCGGACAGGGAACAGGTAAATGTTAAGGATGAGGACAGAGACACGGCCATTAAACCGCAGGCTTCTGAAGCTGGTCCAGTCATTGAGAGCTCTTCAGCTCAGTTACCACCAATTCCTTCGTTCTCGGACTTTATGAATCGCAGGAGAGGAAGGGAAAAGTCCAACGACAAAACACAAAGAATAGCCATGAagaattttgagaaaaaaacgAGGCTGAAATAG
- the LOC116189400 gene encoding ATP-dependent DNA helicase Q-like 3 isoform X1 codes for MKKSPLPLQSAGGSDKKRRQQPHGKEALVKLLRWHFGHAEFRGKQLEAIEAVLSGRDCFCLMPTGGGKSMCYQIPAMARPGIVLVVCPLIALMENQVTALKEKGIAAEYLSSTQTSHAKNKIHEDLDSGKPTLRLLYVTPELIATAGFMSKLTKIYSRGLLNLVAIDEAHCISTWGHDFRPSYRKLSSLRNHFPGIPILALTATAVPKVQNDVIESLGLQRPLVLKSSFNRPNIYYEVRYKDILNDVYADLCNLLKTSGNVCGIIYCLERSACDDLSAYLSNNGISCAAYHAGLNDKLRSSVLDDWISSKTQVVVATVAFGCRGTCGVTELVLSVQDDVRIVCHYNIPKSMESFYQESGRAGRDQLPSRSVLYYGVDDRRKMEFILRNAKSKKSQTSNSQDQLSKKSLDDFTQMVEYCEGSGCRRKKILESFGEQVPASLCNESCDACKHPSLVARNLEEVTNTYATRQRYGFSHIMISRSENMNCQDLSEFWNREDEASCSEEDVSDSDDDNDVVRGLGRSKFQKKSGLNERIDFLQRAEENYYRSKAPDKQHLQANKSDKNAIADALRESSKQRLCDALKQAQQRLVPLGVELKSAASILENQCYEKYGKSGKSFYYSQVASTVRWLSTADSTELTNRVGISNPSTSADKSKQAEQPSPSSPDREQVNVKDEDRDTAIKPQASEAGPVIESSSAQLPPIPSFSDFMNRRRGREKSNDKTQRIAMKNFEKKTRLK; via the exons ATGAAGAAATCGCCGTTGCCGCTGCAGAGCGCCGGCGGCTCCGATAAGAAGAGGAGGCAGCAGCCGCACGGGAAGGAAGCGCTGGTGAAGCTCCTGAGGTGGCACTTCGGGCATGCCGAGTTCAGAGGCAAGCAGTTGGAGGCCATTGAAGCGGTCTTATCGG GAAGGGATTGTTTCTGTCTCATGCCGACCGGAGGAGGGAAGTCGATGTGTTACCAGATACCTGCAATGGCAAGACCGGGAATCGTGCTTGTTGTTTGCCCTTTAATAG CCCTGATG GAGAACCAAGTGACGGCATTGAAGGAGAAAGGGATTGCTGCGGAATATCTCTCCTCAACTCAGACATCACATGCAAAAAATAAG ATACATGAAGACCTTGATTCTGGGAAGCCCACCCTGAGGTTGTTGTATGTAACTCCAGAGTTGATCGCAACCGCTGGGTTTATGTCAAAGTTGACAAAGATTTACTCTAGAGGGTTGCTGAATCTTGTTGCCATAGATGAG GCACATTGCATCTCCACTTGGGGCCATGATTTTAG GCCCAGTTACAGGAAGCTTTCATCTCTGAGGAATCACTTTCCAGGGATACCAATACTGGCTTTGACAGCTACTGCTGTTCCTAA AGTTCAAAATGACGTGATAGAGTCTTTAGGTTTACAAAGGCCTCTAGTATTGAAGTCTTCTTTCAACCgtccaaatatatattatgaag TTCGTTACAAAGACATTCTGAATGATGTGTATGCTGATTTGTGCAACTTGCTGAAGACTTCTGGAAATGTTTGTGGGATAATTTACTGCCTTGAACGCTCAGCTTGCGATGACCTCTCCGCTTACCTTTCAAATAATGGCATTTCCTGTGCTG CATATCATGCAGGATTAAATGATAAATTGCGGAGTTCTGTCTTAGATGATTGGATTTCTTCTAAGACACAAGTTGTCGTGGCCACAGTTGCGTTTGG ATGCCGTGGTACATGTGGAGTTACTGAGCTGGTGTTGTCTGTCCAGGATG ATGTAAGGATTGTCTGTCACTACAACATCCCAAAGTCCATGGAGTCTTTCTATCAAGAGTCTGGAAGAGCTGGCAGGGATCAATTGCCCTCCCGAAGTGTCTTGTATTATGGGGTGGATGATAGGAGAAAAATG GAATTCATTCTAAGGAATGCTAAGAGCAAGAAGTCACAGACCTCAAATTCGCAGGATCAGTTATCTAAAAAGTCTCTGGATGATTTTACCCAG ATGGTTGAGTATTGTGAAGGTTCGGGATGTCGCCGTAAAAAGATTCTTGAAAGTTTTGGTGAACAG GTACCTGCATCTTTATGCAATGAATCCTGTGATGCGTGCAAACATCCGAGCCTTGTTGCTCGGAACTTGGAGGAGGTCACAAACACATATGCTACTCGCCAGAGATATGGCTTCTCTCATATTATGATAAGCAG ATCCGAGAATATGAATTGTCAAGATCTATCTGAGTTCTGGAATCGTGAAGATGAAGCAAGTTGTTCTGAGGAGGATGTTTCCGACTCTGACG ATGACAATGATGTTGTGAGGGGCCTAGGCAGGTCAAAATTCCAGAAAAAATCTGGACTTAATGAGAGGATCGACTTCCTGCAACGTGCCGAAGAAAATTATTACCGGAGCAAAGCCCCTGATAAGCAG CACTTGCAGGCAAATAAGTCCGACAAGAACGCCATAGCTGATGCCCTTAGAGAATCTAGCAAGCAGAGACTTTGTGATGCTTTGAAGCAAGCTCAGCAGCGGCTCGTCCCTCTTGG GGTTGAGCTCAAAAGTGCAGCTTCCATCCTCGAGAATCAGTGCTATGAGAAATACGGAAAGAGCGGGAAATCTTTCTATTATTCACAAGTGGCCAGCACAGTGAGGTGGCTCTCAACTGCAGATTCCACCGAGCTCACAAATCGTGTAGGGATCAGTAATCCTTCTACTTCGGCAGACAAGTCTAAACAAGCAGAACAACCTTCTCCTTCGTCACCGGACAGGGAACAGGTAAATGTTAAGGATGAGGACAGAGACACGGCCATTAAACCGCAGGCTTCTGAAGCTGGTCCAGTCATTGAGAGCTCTTCAGCTCAGTTACCACCAATTCCTTCGTTCTCGGACTTTATGAATCGCAGGAGAGGAAGGGAAAAGTCCAACGACAAAACACAAAGAATAGCCATGAagaattttgagaaaaaaacgAGGCTGAAATAG
- the LOC116189400 gene encoding ATP-dependent DNA helicase Q-like 3 isoform X4 → MKKSPLPLQSAGGSDKKRRQQPHGKEALVKLLRWHFGHAEFRGKQLEAIEAVLSGRDCFCLMPTGGGKSMCYQIPAMARPGIVLVVCPLIALMENQVTALKEKGIAAEYLSSTQTSHAKNKIHEDLDSGKPTLRLLYVTPELIATAGFMSKLTKIYSRGLLNLVAIDEAHCISTWGHDFRPSYRKLSSLRNHFPGIPILALTATAVPKVQNDVIESLGLQRPLVLKSSFNRPNIYYEVRYKDILNDVYADLCNLLKTSGNVCGIIYCLERSACDDLSAYLSNNGISCAAYHAGLNDKLRSSVLDDWISSKTQVVVATVAFGMGIDRKDVRIVCHYNIPKSMESFYQESGRAGRDQLPSRSVLYYGVDDRRKMEFILRNAKSKKSQTSNSQDQLSKKSLDDFTQMVEYCEGSGCRRKKILESFGEQVPASLCNESCDACKHPSLVARNLEEVTNTYATRQRYGFSHIMISRSENMNCQDLSEFWNREDEASCSEEDVSDSDDDNDVVRGLGRSKFQKKSGLNERIDFLQRAEENYYRSKAPDKQANKSDKNAIADALRESSKQRLCDALKQAQQRLVPLGVELKSAASILENQCYEKYGKSGKSFYYSQVASTVRWLSTADSTELTNRVGISNPSTSADKSKQAEQPSPSSPDREQVNVKDEDRDTAIKPQASEAGPVIESSSAQLPPIPSFSDFMNRRRGREKSNDKTQRIAMKNFEKKTRLK, encoded by the exons ATGAAGAAATCGCCGTTGCCGCTGCAGAGCGCCGGCGGCTCCGATAAGAAGAGGAGGCAGCAGCCGCACGGGAAGGAAGCGCTGGTGAAGCTCCTGAGGTGGCACTTCGGGCATGCCGAGTTCAGAGGCAAGCAGTTGGAGGCCATTGAAGCGGTCTTATCGG GAAGGGATTGTTTCTGTCTCATGCCGACCGGAGGAGGGAAGTCGATGTGTTACCAGATACCTGCAATGGCAAGACCGGGAATCGTGCTTGTTGTTTGCCCTTTAATAG CCCTGATG GAGAACCAAGTGACGGCATTGAAGGAGAAAGGGATTGCTGCGGAATATCTCTCCTCAACTCAGACATCACATGCAAAAAATAAG ATACATGAAGACCTTGATTCTGGGAAGCCCACCCTGAGGTTGTTGTATGTAACTCCAGAGTTGATCGCAACCGCTGGGTTTATGTCAAAGTTGACAAAGATTTACTCTAGAGGGTTGCTGAATCTTGTTGCCATAGATGAG GCACATTGCATCTCCACTTGGGGCCATGATTTTAG GCCCAGTTACAGGAAGCTTTCATCTCTGAGGAATCACTTTCCAGGGATACCAATACTGGCTTTGACAGCTACTGCTGTTCCTAA AGTTCAAAATGACGTGATAGAGTCTTTAGGTTTACAAAGGCCTCTAGTATTGAAGTCTTCTTTCAACCgtccaaatatatattatgaag TTCGTTACAAAGACATTCTGAATGATGTGTATGCTGATTTGTGCAACTTGCTGAAGACTTCTGGAAATGTTTGTGGGATAATTTACTGCCTTGAACGCTCAGCTTGCGATGACCTCTCCGCTTACCTTTCAAATAATGGCATTTCCTGTGCTG CATATCATGCAGGATTAAATGATAAATTGCGGAGTTCTGTCTTAGATGATTGGATTTCTTCTAAGACACAAGTTGTCGTGGCCACAGTTGCGTTTGG GATG GGAATTGATCGAAAAGATGTAAGGATTGTCTGTCACTACAACATCCCAAAGTCCATGGAGTCTTTCTATCAAGAGTCTGGAAGAGCTGGCAGGGATCAATTGCCCTCCCGAAGTGTCTTGTATTATGGGGTGGATGATAGGAGAAAAATG GAATTCATTCTAAGGAATGCTAAGAGCAAGAAGTCACAGACCTCAAATTCGCAGGATCAGTTATCTAAAAAGTCTCTGGATGATTTTACCCAG ATGGTTGAGTATTGTGAAGGTTCGGGATGTCGCCGTAAAAAGATTCTTGAAAGTTTTGGTGAACAG GTACCTGCATCTTTATGCAATGAATCCTGTGATGCGTGCAAACATCCGAGCCTTGTTGCTCGGAACTTGGAGGAGGTCACAAACACATATGCTACTCGCCAGAGATATGGCTTCTCTCATATTATGATAAGCAG ATCCGAGAATATGAATTGTCAAGATCTATCTGAGTTCTGGAATCGTGAAGATGAAGCAAGTTGTTCTGAGGAGGATGTTTCCGACTCTGACG ATGACAATGATGTTGTGAGGGGCCTAGGCAGGTCAAAATTCCAGAAAAAATCTGGACTTAATGAGAGGATCGACTTCCTGCAACGTGCCGAAGAAAATTATTACCGGAGCAAAGCCCCTGATAAGCAG GCAAATAAGTCCGACAAGAACGCCATAGCTGATGCCCTTAGAGAATCTAGCAAGCAGAGACTTTGTGATGCTTTGAAGCAAGCTCAGCAGCGGCTCGTCCCTCTTGG GGTTGAGCTCAAAAGTGCAGCTTCCATCCTCGAGAATCAGTGCTATGAGAAATACGGAAAGAGCGGGAAATCTTTCTATTATTCACAAGTGGCCAGCACAGTGAGGTGGCTCTCAACTGCAGATTCCACCGAGCTCACAAATCGTGTAGGGATCAGTAATCCTTCTACTTCGGCAGACAAGTCTAAACAAGCAGAACAACCTTCTCCTTCGTCACCGGACAGGGAACAGGTAAATGTTAAGGATGAGGACAGAGACACGGCCATTAAACCGCAGGCTTCTGAAGCTGGTCCAGTCATTGAGAGCTCTTCAGCTCAGTTACCACCAATTCCTTCGTTCTCGGACTTTATGAATCGCAGGAGAGGAAGGGAAAAGTCCAACGACAAAACACAAAGAATAGCCATGAagaattttgagaaaaaaacgAGGCTGAAATAG
- the LOC116189402 gene encoding protein STRICTOSIDINE SYNTHASE-LIKE 4-like — MIGFTGALKRCVSPLLSFVIASLLASALQIFFFSPISDPQPLTLPLPSPASSFLPSNTDLQRVNRVAEGFLKNPEDVCVDKKGTLYTATRDGWIKRLHRGDGSWENWTMINSQTMLGITAAEDGGIIVCDTEEGLLKVDEDGVTTVLLSYVNGSKLSFADDVIEAGDGSLYFSVASTKFGLHNWYMDVLEAKPHGQLLRLDPYRNQTSLVLDNLGFANGVALSKDQDFLIVCETWKFRCLRHWLKGESQGKTETFTENLPGGPDNINLAPDGTFWIALIQPVREGWGFVHTSKAAKHLVATFPQTINVVSALRRKAVVVNVGADGKIIRKLEDPSGKVLSFVTTALEFGGHLYLGSLNSDYVAKLPLTDVA; from the exons ATGATCGGCTTCACCGGAGCACTGAAACGCTGTGTTTCGCCACTGCTGAGCTTCGTCATTGCTTCTCTACTCGCCTCCGCCCTTCAGatattcttcttctccccAATCTCGGATCCTCAGCCTCTCACTCTTCCACTCCCTTCTCCTGCCTCTAGCTTCCTTCCTTCCAATACTGACTTACAG AGGGTGAATAGGGTTGCAGAAGGGTTCCTCAAAAACCCAGAGGATGTCTGCGTGGACAAGAAAGGGACACTTTACACAGCAACGAGAGACGGTTGGATTAAAAGACTGCATAGAGGTGATGGGTCCTGGGAGAACTGGACGATGATCAACTCCCAAACAATGCTTGGAATTACCGCGGCTGAGGATGGTGGGATCATCGTGTGCGATACCGAGGAG GGATTACTAAAGGTTGATGAAGATGGTGTGACGACAGTCCTCCTATCGTACGTTAATGGGTCGAAATTAAG CTTTGCAGATGATGTGATCGAAGCGGGAGACGGGAGTCTGTACTTCAGTGTTGCGAGCACCAAGTTTGGCTTACACAACTGGTATATGGACGTGTTGGAGGCTAAGCCTCATGGGCAGCTTCTCAGGTTGGATCCATACAGGAACCAGACTTCGCTTGTCCTCGACAACCTTGGTTTCGCCAATGGGGTTGCCCTCTCCAAGGACCAGGATTTTCTCATCGTATGTGAAACTTGGAA GTTTCGGTGCCTAAGGCATTGGTTGAAAGGGGAGAGTCAAGGGAAGACAGAGACCTTCACTGAGAACCTACCCGGTGGGCCGGACAACATCAATCTCGCCCCCGATGGTACTTTCTGGATCGCTCTTATTCAG CCTGTCAGGGAAGGGTGGGGTTTCGTTCACACCTCCAAGGCAGCGAAGCACCTGGTCGCGACATTTCCACAGACGATAAATGTAGTGAGTGCCCTGAGGAGAAAAGCGGTGGTCGTGAATGTTGGAGCAGATGGAAAGATCATCAGAAAGCTCGAGGATCCTAGTGGAAAGGTGCTGTCTTTCGTGACAACAGCTCTCGAGTTCGGGGGCCACCTCTATCTGGGAAGCCTCAACTCTGACTACGTCGCAAAATTGCCGTTAACAGATGTTGCCTAG